GTTCATCCACACCGGCTATCAGGAGTACGCCTGGCACAGGGAAAACGCCGATCCGGACCGATTCTTCAGCAAGCACCCCGGCCCGAACCAGGAGTTCGCCGACTGGTGTAAGGAGATGGAGATCAACTACCTGCTCCTCGATTGTGGCAGCGCGGACCACCCGATGAACACGGTCATCCGCGACATCCGTCCCGACCTCGCGTCGGAAGCCGAAGACGCCCTCGGCGTCGACGACCTCGACGAAATCTTCCCACCGGAGGGCTATCAGCTCATGCACAACGATCTGTTCCCGGAGGGAATCATCCACGTCGAGAACGCGCAGGTCCCCGAGGAACTGCTCAACGAGCGCGTCCAGATCGGGACCTTCCCGTGGCGCTTCCGCGGCGGCGAGTCGAGCGTTTGTCGCTGTGTCGCGTTCAAATAACCCACTGACCGCTTTTTCCACGTTTCACCGCGAGTAACTCACCGACCGCAAAACCGCACTCAGCGGTGGAAATCGACGTTGCGTTCGATATCGTTCCCGCCGTCGTCCTCGCGGCACACGCGAGCCTTCGCGGGTTCGGTGCGGGCGATTTCTCGGCCGTCCTTGAGCACCAGCGTTCGCGGCGCGCGCGTTCGAAGCGCGTTGAACGGGTCCGGCGCGTCGTAGACGACGAGCGAGCCAGGGGAGCCGACCGAAAGGCCGTAGTCGTCGCCGCCGAAGACCTCGGCGTTCGCCGTCGTGAGCATCTCCCAGAGCGGCCCGACGTCGTTCCGTCCGCTCATGTGGGCGTAGTGCAGGAGGACGAACGCCGCATCGAGCTGGTCGCCGCGCCCGTAGTGATACCACGGATCCATAACCGAGTCGTGACCGAGCCCGACGGTCACACCAGCCTCGAGTAACTCGTCGATGCGAGTGTGGCCGCGTCGGCGCGGGTAGTCGTCGTAGCGCCCCTGCAAGACCGCGTTGTCCGGCGGGTTGGTGATCACGCTGGCACCGCTTTCGGCCAGCAGCGAGATTACTTTAGCCGCGTACGCGTTGGAATAGGAGTGCATCGCCGTCGTGTGGCTCGCCGTGACGCGGTCGCCGATCTCCCGTTTGATCGACTCGCTCGCGAGCACTTCCGTGAATCTCGAGCCCGGATCGTCCGTCTCGTCGATGTGCATGTCGACCGGCCGGTCGTACCGCTCGGCGAGGTCCATCGCGAGTTCGACCGAGGCGACGCCGTCCTCGCGGGTGTGTTCGTTGTGCGGGATCGCGCCGACGAGGTCGGCACCCATCTCGAGGGACTCCCGAAGTAGATCCTCGTGGGAGTCGTCGGTGAATACGCCGTCCTGCGGGAAAGCGACGACCTGCAGGTCGACCAAGTCGGACACCTCCTCGCGCAGTTCGAGCAGGGCGCGAACGCCCGTCAGCGACTCCTCAGTCGTATCCGCGTGCGTCCGAACGCGGGTGATGCCGTTCGCCGCCATCCACTCGATGGCCCGCTCGGCCCTGTCTTTCACGTCGTCGGCCTCGAGCGTCTCCTTTCGGTCACCCCAGATGCCAATTCCCTCGGCGAGAGTTCCGGATTCGTTCCAGGTCGGCTCTCCGGCGGTGAGCGTCGCGTCGAGGTGGATGTGTGGTTCTGTCAGCGTCGGCGTCACGAGTCGACCGTCCGCGCCGTATCGCCGGTCTTCCGGCGCAATCGATGGGTCGATCGAACCGGCGTCCTCGAGTCGGGTGATCGTCCCGTTCTCGATGGCGATGTCGACCGCGGATCCCTCGAGCGTCGTCGCGTTGGTGATGAGCCACGTGGTCATGTCCCTACGACTGTCCCCCACCCCGATAATAGTTCCGTGGGTGCCAGGCTGGAACCACTTGGCGGAACAACATCTGTATAACGGAAATTTTGTGACGAAACCTTGGTCAGTTGTCCAAAACATTCATTATCTCGGCGTGACCTGTCGTGTACCATGGCAACACGCGACGATGACTTCGACTGGCGGCGTATCGTCTTCGGCGACGAGAACCTGCCCGACCCGGACTACCCGCTCGATCACGTTCCCAAGGACGAGCGAAAAGGACTGGTCAGCCTCTCGGCGGTCCTGCTCGGACTGGTCTTCTTCGCGGGGACGATGTGGGCGGGAGCGGAGGTCAGCGCGGCGATGGGGTTTCAGGAAATGCTCTCGGCGATGGTCGTCGGTCACATCATCCTCGGCGGGTACGTCGCGCTCCTCTGTGGAATCGCCGCGAGGGCCGGACTGACGACGGTCCTGCTGGCTCGATACTCCTTCGGGCGGATCGGCGCGAAGTGGGCCGACCTCCTACTCGGCGGGACCCAGGTCGGCTGGTTCGGTGTGACTATCCCGATGGTCGCGGTGCCGACGGCGACCTACCTGGGCCTCGAGAGCGCGACGATGCTCAGCGCGTTGATCGTCGTCTGGGGGCTGATGCACATGACGACCGCGTACTTCGGGTACGACGGCATGGAGAAACTGTCCTACGTCGCCGTCCCGTTCCTCGTGGTCGTCGGCGTCCTCTCGATCGTCCTCGCCGTCGGCGACGCGGGCGGCGTCGACGGTCTGCTGTCGCAAGTCGGCGGCGGCGGGATGTCGTTCGGCCTCGCGGTGACCATCGTCGTCGGGACGTTCATCAGCGCCGGCACGCAGGCGCCGAACTGGGCGCGCTTTGCAATCAACTCTCGAGTCGGGTTCTGGGCCGGACTGATCGCCTTCCTCGTCGGGAACAGCTTCCTCTTTTTAAGCGGCGCGGTCGGCGGGGCCGTCTACGACGTGACCCCGGCGGGTGACCTCTACGAGGTGCTCGTCGCCCAGGGGTTGGCGACCGTCGGCCTGATCGCGCTGATCTTGAACATCTGGACGACCAACGACAACGCGGCCTACGCGTTCAGCGTCGCCGGAGCGGAAGCCTTCGAGTTCGACCGGAAGCGTCCGTTCGTCATCGCCGGCTGTGTCGTCGGAATCGGTCTGGCCCTCGCTGGCGCGGATGGCTTGCTACTGCCGTGGCTCGAGTTGCTGGGGCAGTACGTCCCGCCGCTGGGCGCGATCATCATTGCCGACTTCATGCTCTGCTGGCGGGGATCGATTCCGCGAATGGACGACGTTCAGTTCACCCGTGTTCGGTGGACGAGCGTGCTCGCGTACGTCGGCGGCTGTCTCGTCGCAGTGTTGACCGCCGGATCGGTACTGCCAGGTCTGACGATCGCGCCACTGGTTCCCGGCGTGGCCGCGCTCAACGGAATGATCGCGGCGGCTATCGTATACGTCGTCGGCTACTACGCGCTCGAGAAACCCGGCGTGATTCCCTCCCACGACATCCCCGCGGACGCCGATCGGATCTGACCGACCGGGACCCGACGGCTGAATAAAACGACGTTTTTCGAACGGTTCTACCGTGCGATCAACACCGGCACCGGCGACCGCCGGGTAACCTTCTCCGCCACGCTGCCGAGCAGCACCCGCGCGAGGCCGTCTCGACCGTGGCTGCCGATGACAATCAGATCGTAGTCGCCGTCCTCCGCTCGAGAGACGATCAGCCGGTCGGGTCGTCCGCGTCCGCGTTCGGTCTCGATCTCGACGCCGAGTTCGTCGCCGCGCTCTCGAGCGGCCTCGAGAATCTCGTCCGATCGCTCGAGTTCGGCCTCGTCGTCCGGAACGTCCCCCGTCATCCCGGAGAACGTTCCCAGATCTCCCTGTCCGACTTCGACGACGTGTAGCGCAGTGAACTCCGCGTCGGGAAACGTCTCGATCGCGTACTCGAGGGTCTCGTCTGATCGGTCCGATCCGTCGACTGGAACCAGAATTCGGTTGGGCATAGTCGCTCTACGGACCGCAGCAATATTATACTTTCATCGACACTTAGGGGAGCGAGAATGAAGACGGACAGTCAGTCGTGGGATAGTGCTATTACCCCTGCGCACAATATCCGGCCGTATGAGCATGAAAGCCTGCGTTCTCGAGGAGTGGGGCGGCTCGCTCTCGGTCGAAACGGTGCCGGAACCAGAACCCGGGCCGGGCGAAGTGCGAATCGACGTTCGCGCCTGCGGCGTCACGAGAACGATCGAAAACGCGATTCAGGGCGGGCTCGCCGACGATCCCGCGCTCACCCCGCGGATTCCGGGCCACGAGTTCGCCGGTATCGTTGAAGCCGTCGGCGACGGCGTCGCCGGAGTGACGCCGGGGGATCGCGTCCTCGCGTACTTCTATCTCTCCTGTGGCGACTGTGAGGCGTGCCGGCGCGGCGAGACGAACCAGTGTCTGAACGTCGGGGGCTGGTACGGCGTGAACTGCGACGGCGCGTACGCCGAGAAGGCCATCGCACCGGCGACGAACGTCCTCCCGCTGCCCGACGGGGCGAGTTTCGCCGCGGGAGCCGTCGCCGCCGACGGCCTCGCGACGCCGCTCCACGTCTGTCGCCGGACCGGCATCGACGACACAGACACCGTCGTCGTCATCGGCGCCGCGGGACGGGTCGGCATCCACCTCTCGCAACTGGCCGCCCGGCGTGGCTCGCGGGTGCTCGCGGCGGACGTCGACGACGAACGCCTCGAGCACGTCGACCGCGTGACCGGCGGAACGGTGACCCCGATCGACGCCCGCGGCGACGGGTTCGCCGATCGGCTCCGCGCGGCCGCCCCGACCGACCGCGGCCCGACGGTCGTCGTCGACACCGTCGGCGATATCGAGACGCTCGAGGCGGCCTGGGACGCGCTGGGGATGGGCGGACAGGTCGTCACCCTGACGACCCACCACGATCGCTCGTTCGCGCCGCTTTTGAAGGAGTTCGTCGTGAAAGAGGGCGCGCTGCTCGGATCACGGTACGCGACGAAAGACGAGGTGGTCAGAGCCGGCGAACTGTTCGCCGCCGATCGGATCGACCCCATTATTTCCGAACGGATCGATCTCGAGGAGGTTCCCGCGGCCCACGAGCGAATCAGAAACGGCGAGAGCCACGGGATGATCGTGCTCGAGCCGTAGCCGAAATAGAAACCACTGCGCGTCCAGTTAGTCGGAACCCGCGGGGCGCGTCGATTCGCCGTCCAGCCCGCCGTCGCCCGGAAGAACCAGATTGAGCACGAGCGGCGTCACGCCGCCGACCAATAAGCCGGATCCGACCAGCACGCGTACGGACTCGGGTAGTTGCTCGAGCATCTCGGGCGTAATTTCGACGCCGACGCCGAGGACCACCGAGGCGGCAATGATCGTCAAGTTCCGGCGCTCGAGTTCCACGCGATCCGCGACGATTCGGAGGCCGATCGAGAAGATCATTCCGAACAGGACGACGGCGGCACCGCCGAGAACGGGGTCTGGCATCGCCGCGGCGACTGCGGCGACCTTCGGCACGAGTCCGAGGATCACGAGGAACACGCCACAGATCCCGACGACGAAGCGGCTGGCGACGCCGGTGAATCCGATGAGGCCGACGTTCTGTGAGAACGAGGTGTTGGGGAAGGCGTTGAACACGCCGGCGAGCATGCTCATGACCCCGTCCGCGACGATTCCACCGCTCGTTTCGTCGGTGGTGGCCCGCCGGTCGACCGTGCCGGTGGTCCCCTCGATGTCCCCGATCGTCTCGATCGAGGTGATGACGTAGGCGAACGCGGCGATGACGATGGCGCTCGGGTGGAACTCGACGCCGAACTGCAGCGGCGTCGGCGCTTCGATCCACGCCGCCTCGGCAACGCCAGAGAGGTCGAGCAGGCCGAGCGGGTAGGCGACGAGGTAGCCGACGACGACCGCGATCAGGATGCTCGAGATCGAGACGAACCCCTCGGTGTACTGGTTCAGACCGATCGCCAGAACGAACACGAGCCCGGCGAGCCCGAGGTTGGACAACGCGCCGAAGTCGGGTGATCCCACGCCGCCCGCGGAGTACTCCATGGCGACCGGGATCAGGGTGAGTCCGACGAGCATCACGACGATTCCCGTCACGAGCGGCGGGAATAACCGACGGAGGTCCTCGTAGAAGTACCCGATGACGATCTCGACCGGTGCGGCGACGATCACCGCCCCGAAGAGCGCGGCGACGCCGTAGGTGCTGCCGATGTTGATAAGCGGCGCGACGAAGATGGCGCTCGTTCCCATCACGATCGGAAGCCGCGCCCCGACCGGACCGATCGAGTAGACCTGGACGATCGTCGCGACTCCGGCGACCAGCAGCGCCATCTGGACGATGAACGTCGTTTCAGCGCCGTCGAGGCCGATCGCGCCGGCGATCACGAGCGGTAACGCGACCGTCGAGAGGAACATCGCCAGCAGGTGTTGCAATCCCAGCGGAATCGCCTCCGCGAGCGGCGGTTCGTCTTCGATACCGTACTCGATTAGCTGTTCGTCGGCGTCGGCCGACGATTGTTGGGTGTTACTGTCTACCATAAACATAGAGATAAAATTAGACGCGTATATAGTTTTCTTCGGACTATCCACACGTAGCGTCAGTTATTGGGCGATCACCGCCACCACAACGCATTTACTGTGGTAACGGATTGGACACGTCAATGGCAACTGCGACAGAGACGAGGGCCCGAAGCCGGTCGATTCCGTGGCGTGCCGTCGGCGCCGTCGGCGTCGGACTGTTCGGCCTCGGCCTCGCCGTCGGCTCGTACGGCGCGTACGTCACGCTGCTTATCGCGAGTGGCGTAGGGCCCGACGCGGCCGGCTTCGGAATGTCGCTGTTCCTGCTCGGACAACTCCTCGCCGTCGTTCCCGCGGATCGACTCACGCGAACGATGCGGGTCGAACGTGTCGGTGCCCTCGGTCTCGCGGGGGCCGGTATCGGCATCGCTATCGGAGCCAGCGTCACGCTCGAGACGACGTACCTCTCCCGTCTCTTGCTCGGGCTCGGACAGGGAACGGCGTTCGTCGCCGGCATGAAGTACGTCGGGCTACGGACCGCCGGGGCCGACACCGCGACGGCACAGGGGATGCTCGGCGCGCTGTTCACGCTCGGTCTCGCCGTCGCGCTCGCGGCGAGTCCACCTGCGGTCGACGCGCTCGGTCCGACCGCACCGGCGCTCGCCGCGGCCGCAAGCACGCTCCTCGGGGCCGCGTTGACCCTGCGATTGGCGCCGGTCACCGGAAACTCGATAACTCCCGTTCGGGCGTACATCGAGCCCTTCACGTCGGCCGACGGCCTCGCGCTCGGGCTTGGGAACATGGCGACGTTCGGCTTCCTGATGGTCGCCGCGACCTGGTACACCGATGTCCTCGCCGGCGTCGCCGTTCCGTCGGTCGTCATCCTCGTCGGTTTCGCGCTGGCGACGGTGCTGGGCCGTGGCCTCGGCGGGTGGCTGTCTCGAGGCCACGGCGAGCGGGCAACGGTGGCGGGATCGCTGCTCGGTCTCACGATCGTCCTCGGCGGGCTCGCGGCGTCGATCGCAGCAGATTCGGCGGTCGGAATCGCCGCCGGACTCGTCCTGACCGGCTTCGGCTTCGGGATTCCGTTCGGGCCGCTTTTCAGCCTCGCGTTCTCGGAACTGGCCGACGATCCGGGCGTGACGCTCTCGGGGATGTTACTCGTCGGAAACGCCGGAGCGCTCGCGTACCCGTGGCTCGTCGGCCGACTGCTCACCGCGACGGCGGGCTACGCAGCCGGCTTCGCGGCGATGGGGCTCTCGGTCGGTGCGATCTGGCTGCTCTGGGTTCGAACGATCGGGCACTGAGAGCGAATACTCGTGTGCCAACGGGAGTCCAATAGCACCGCGTTGCGGACAGAAACCGGAAGAAACTGGGGCGATTACCGCGGCTGGACGGGCAGTTCGATCTGGGTCGCGTACTCGCTGTCGTGGTGGACCGTGTTAGTCGCGACGTTGTACTCGCGGTCGCCGTAGAGCGGCCCGCCGGTGTTGTGGTTCACGTCGAAGCGCGGATAGTTAGACGAGGAGATGTCGAGTCGGATCCGGTGACCTTCTTCGAAGACGGTCGAGGTCGGGTACGGCTCCATCTCGAACGCGTAGACCTCGCCGGCCTCGAGGAAGTCCGGTTCGTCGCGGTAGCCGCGATACCGGCCGCGACAGATCGAGTCCGAGACGTTGACCGCGAAGCCGTTGGGGAAGTCCTCGCTCTCCGGATACTCGTCGATCAGCTTCGCCGTGAAGTCGGTGTCCGGCGCGTCGGTCGAGCCGTAGACGGTCACGCTGATCGGACCCGTCACTTCGACCGCCTCCTCGAGCGGCGGAGTGCGATAGACCAGCACGTCGCTTCGCTGCTCGAGCGGCCCGTAGGGTTCGTCGGCTCCGAGCGTGTCGGGTCGGGTCCGCTGGTCCATGCCGCCCCGGCCGGTGAGGTCCTGCAGTTTGCGCTGTGCGAGCGGGTACTCGAGGATGTTCTCCTCGCGTTGCTCATAGGTGATGTACGACGAGCAGTTGCCGCCGAGCGTCGGGACGGGGTCTTTGGGGTCGAACTCGTAGGTGGTCGAACTGTTCTCGACCGTCGGCTTCTCCGTCGAGAGCGTTCCGTCGCCGTGGACGTAATAGGTCTCGAACTCCGTGTCGGGTAGCGGCCACGCGGACCCCGAGCGCCACTCGCCGCCGTGGAAGAGGCGGTCGCCGGACCGGGAGCCGTCGCCGGTCCCCATCTCGAAGTACTGGACCGTCGGCTGGTCCGACCAGGTGTCTTCGCCCTTGAGGTAGTGATCGAAGAATCGCAGTCTGGTCTCCTGATAGTCCCGCAGCGCCGCCTCGCCGAACTCGAGTTCGCCAGAGTAGGACTTGTTCCAGGAGGGCAGCGGATAGCTATTCCAGCCGTGGGTCCAGGGCCCCATCAGCAGGTAGTGGTCGCTGTCCTTGCGCTCGGCCAGCGCCTCGAAGTTGTCGCAGGTCGCCTTCGTGTAGGAGTCGTACCACGCCCCCGAGTAGACGGTGGGCACGTCGGCCGACTCGTCGTAGAACGCCTCGAAGTTGAAGCCGGGTTCCTGCCAGAGCTCGTCGCTGGCGCTGCCCTGCGTCATGATGTCGAAGGCCCACTCCTCGTAGTCGGGGATATGTCGCAGCGGCGATTGCCCGCGCTGGATCGGGCCGTTCTCGAGCACCTCGCCGACGTCGACGTTGGCCAGACGCTGCTGGACATCCTCGTTCTCGAGCGCGCGTTTGGCGAAACCGCCGCCGAGGGTGAAGGCCCAGGCGAGCCAGCGCAGTTCGAACGCGCCGTTGTGTCGGAACGTCGCCTTGCGGCCGTTGGCCGCGCCCTGATTGACGAACATGGCCGCTAAGTGAGGGGGGTCCTGCGTCGCGAGCGCGCTCTGAACCCACGCGCCGTAGGAGGTGCCGAAAGTGCCGACCTGCCCGTCGCAGTAGGGTTGCTCGGCGAGCCACTCGACGGTGTCGTAGCCGTCCTCGGGTTCGTTCTTGAAGATGTAGTACTCGCCCTCGCTGTCGAAGCGGCCGCGACAGTCCTGTATCGCGACGACGTAGCCGCGTTCTGCGTACCACTCGCCGTGTCGCTCCATGCGGCCGCGTTTGCCGTAGGGCGTCCGATCGAGCAAAACCGGTTTCGGCTCGTCGATCGGGTCGCCCGTCTCCGGGTCTGCGGGGCGATAGACGTCCGTCGCGAGGTGTACCCCATCGCGCGTTTCGACCTGTACGTTCAACTC
The sequence above is drawn from the Halostagnicola kamekurae genome and encodes:
- a CDS encoding universal stress protein, which gives rise to MPNRILVPVDGSDRSDETLEYAIETFPDAEFTALHVVEVGQGDLGTFSGMTGDVPDDEAELERSDEILEAARERGDELGVEIETERGRGRPDRLIVSRAEDGDYDLIVIGSHGRDGLARVLLGSVAEKVTRRSPVPVLIAR
- the codB gene encoding cytosine permease; translation: MATRDDDFDWRRIVFGDENLPDPDYPLDHVPKDERKGLVSLSAVLLGLVFFAGTMWAGAEVSAAMGFQEMLSAMVVGHIILGGYVALLCGIAARAGLTTVLLARYSFGRIGAKWADLLLGGTQVGWFGVTIPMVAVPTATYLGLESATMLSALIVVWGLMHMTTAYFGYDGMEKLSYVAVPFLVVVGVLSIVLAVGDAGGVDGLLSQVGGGGMSFGLAVTIVVGTFISAGTQAPNWARFAINSRVGFWAGLIAFLVGNSFLFLSGAVGGAVYDVTPAGDLYEVLVAQGLATVGLIALILNIWTTNDNAAYAFSVAGAEAFEFDRKRPFVIAGCVVGIGLALAGADGLLLPWLELLGQYVPPLGAIIIADFMLCWRGSIPRMDDVQFTRVRWTSVLAYVGGCLVAVLTAGSVLPGLTIAPLVPGVAALNGMIAAAIVYVVGYYALEKPGVIPSHDIPADADRI
- a CDS encoding cyclase family protein, translated to MLDGYEMYDLTQPWSQDTPAWPTYDNPKVWYEKSLDTEKVNGQKIEFMNHTGTHLDGEKHFVASGRDIEQVGLDELVGDAVVADISDKVGDYDVYTSEMIEDVCDVQKGDILFIHTGYQEYAWHRENADPDRFFSKHPGPNQEFADWCKEMEINYLLLDCGSADHPMNTVIRDIRPDLASEAEDALGVDDLDEIFPPEGYQLMHNDLFPEGIIHVENAQVPEELLNERVQIGTFPWRFRGGESSVCRCVAFK
- a CDS encoding CocE/NonD family hydrolase translates to MASDPEYAVHAELNVQVETRDGVHLATDVYRPADPETGDPIDEPKPVLLDRTPYGKRGRMERHGEWYAERGYVVAIQDCRGRFDSEGEYYIFKNEPEDGYDTVEWLAEQPYCDGQVGTFGTSYGAWVQSALATQDPPHLAAMFVNQGAANGRKATFRHNGAFELRWLAWAFTLGGGFAKRALENEDVQQRLANVDVGEVLENGPIQRGQSPLRHIPDYEEWAFDIMTQGSASDELWQEPGFNFEAFYDESADVPTVYSGAWYDSYTKATCDNFEALAERKDSDHYLLMGPWTHGWNSYPLPSWNKSYSGELEFGEAALRDYQETRLRFFDHYLKGEDTWSDQPTVQYFEMGTGDGSRSGDRLFHGGEWRSGSAWPLPDTEFETYYVHGDGTLSTEKPTVENSSTTYEFDPKDPVPTLGGNCSSYITYEQREENILEYPLAQRKLQDLTGRGGMDQRTRPDTLGADEPYGPLEQRSDVLVYRTPPLEEAVEVTGPISVTVYGSTDAPDTDFTAKLIDEYPESEDFPNGFAVNVSDSICRGRYRGYRDEPDFLEAGEVYAFEMEPYPTSTVFEEGHRIRLDISSSNYPRFDVNHNTGGPLYGDREYNVATNTVHHDSEYATQIELPVQPR
- a CDS encoding uracil-xanthine permease family protein, yielding MVDSNTQQSSADADEQLIEYGIEDEPPLAEAIPLGLQHLLAMFLSTVALPLVIAGAIGLDGAETTFIVQMALLVAGVATIVQVYSIGPVGARLPIVMGTSAIFVAPLINIGSTYGVAALFGAVIVAAPVEIVIGYFYEDLRRLFPPLVTGIVVMLVGLTLIPVAMEYSAGGVGSPDFGALSNLGLAGLVFVLAIGLNQYTEGFVSISSILIAVVVGYLVAYPLGLLDLSGVAEAAWIEAPTPLQFGVEFHPSAIVIAAFAYVITSIETIGDIEGTTGTVDRRATTDETSGGIVADGVMSMLAGVFNAFPNTSFSQNVGLIGFTGVASRFVVGICGVFLVILGLVPKVAAVAAAMPDPVLGGAAVVLFGMIFSIGLRIVADRVELERRNLTIIAASVVLGVGVEITPEMLEQLPESVRVLVGSGLLVGGVTPLVLNLVLPGDGGLDGESTRPAGSD
- a CDS encoding cytosine deaminase, with product MTTWLITNATTLEGSAVDIAIENGTITRLEDAGSIDPSIAPEDRRYGADGRLVTPTLTEPHIHLDATLTAGEPTWNESGTLAEGIGIWGDRKETLEADDVKDRAERAIEWMAANGITRVRTHADTTEESLTGVRALLELREEVSDLVDLQVVAFPQDGVFTDDSHEDLLRESLEMGADLVGAIPHNEHTREDGVASVELAMDLAERYDRPVDMHIDETDDPGSRFTEVLASESIKREIGDRVTASHTTAMHSYSNAYAAKVISLLAESGASVITNPPDNAVLQGRYDDYPRRRGHTRIDELLEAGVTVGLGHDSVMDPWYHYGRGDQLDAAFVLLHYAHMSGRNDVGPLWEMLTTANAEVFGGDDYGLSVGSPGSLVVYDAPDPFNALRTRAPRTLVLKDGREIARTEPAKARVCREDDGGNDIERNVDFHR
- a CDS encoding MFS transporter — protein: MATATETRARSRSIPWRAVGAVGVGLFGLGLAVGSYGAYVTLLIASGVGPDAAGFGMSLFLLGQLLAVVPADRLTRTMRVERVGALGLAGAGIGIAIGASVTLETTYLSRLLLGLGQGTAFVAGMKYVGLRTAGADTATAQGMLGALFTLGLAVALAASPPAVDALGPTAPALAAAASTLLGAALTLRLAPVTGNSITPVRAYIEPFTSADGLALGLGNMATFGFLMVAATWYTDVLAGVAVPSVVILVGFALATVLGRGLGGWLSRGHGERATVAGSLLGLTIVLGGLAASIAADSAVGIAAGLVLTGFGFGIPFGPLFSLAFSELADDPGVTLSGMLLVGNAGALAYPWLVGRLLTATAGYAAGFAAMGLSVGAIWLLWVRTIGH
- a CDS encoding alcohol dehydrogenase catalytic domain-containing protein gives rise to the protein MSMKACVLEEWGGSLSVETVPEPEPGPGEVRIDVRACGVTRTIENAIQGGLADDPALTPRIPGHEFAGIVEAVGDGVAGVTPGDRVLAYFYLSCGDCEACRRGETNQCLNVGGWYGVNCDGAYAEKAIAPATNVLPLPDGASFAAGAVAADGLATPLHVCRRTGIDDTDTVVVIGAAGRVGIHLSQLAARRGSRVLAADVDDERLEHVDRVTGGTVTPIDARGDGFADRLRAAAPTDRGPTVVVDTVGDIETLEAAWDALGMGGQVVTLTTHHDRSFAPLLKEFVVKEGALLGSRYATKDEVVRAGELFAADRIDPIISERIDLEEVPAAHERIRNGESHGMIVLEP